A window from Pseudomonadota bacterium encodes these proteins:
- a CDS encoding ABC transporter substrate-binding protein — MNIITRKLILSLLALVLFSASTYAHSESYELVIDVVNLDIELTPDGVRDLTSALVINQVFEGLVKLDKDLKVMPDIAKRWTISMDRKHYVFHLNDDVRDSSGRIVSGDAVKHYYEGMLRKHPDRRWIVGNVEGLDDYLEGRSPVVSGLSASGNIFEIRLVEPSNILLMCLASPLAKIGFKLDGQFIGTGPYRVGSHSDNSLVLVANESNVNGRRAHFKKIRFIKNDNGSLSEAVYDSSGMALVQLQLEDEVARYRRSGSTVIRFPNYAVDVLVMNYGTMRDDERVFLLHSTDNKGLTRVSHMIGVRPVDALIPMDIPGWKKLSIDRGTGSGKRGRGRERDLRFLISRKIYERDPVVIDSIMDAWRKKGIGVRLDMCEHEIYIARLYHNRFDVAYVRYLGDYPDPDAYYFPFLHSSGQFNFMRYNNRLVDKLLELSRVLENSRDRIHLYSSVNKELGRDPVVVPLFSTNVALAVNPKLDGISPNGQGIWNIDLSDISIRKKD; from the coding sequence ATGAATATCATAACGAGAAAATTGATCCTATCTCTGCTTGCGCTGGTCTTGTTTTCTGCGTCGACTTACGCTCATTCTGAATCCTACGAGCTTGTGATCGACGTTGTAAACCTTGATATCGAACTGACGCCCGATGGCGTAAGGGATCTCACTAGCGCCCTAGTGATCAACCAGGTATTTGAAGGCTTGGTCAAACTCGACAAGGATTTGAAAGTGATGCCGGACATAGCAAAACGGTGGACTATAAGCATGGACAGAAAACATTACGTATTTCACCTGAATGACGATGTTAGAGATTCCTCGGGTAGGATCGTATCTGGAGATGCTGTGAAGCATTATTACGAAGGTATGCTCAGAAAACATCCGGACAGGAGGTGGATCGTAGGAAACGTGGAGGGGCTGGACGATTATCTGGAGGGCCGGTCGCCGGTTGTATCCGGGCTGTCCGCTTCAGGGAACATATTCGAGATTAGACTTGTCGAGCCCTCCAACATCCTGCTTATGTGCCTGGCGAGTCCGTTAGCCAAGATCGGTTTCAAGTTAGACGGCCAATTTATTGGCACAGGTCCGTATCGCGTCGGAAGCCATTCTGACAATTCGCTTGTCCTAGTCGCCAATGAATCAAATGTGAACGGCAGACGCGCGCATTTCAAAAAGATCAGATTCATCAAGAACGACAACGGGAGTTTAAGCGAGGCAGTGTATGACAGTAGTGGTATGGCTTTAGTCCAACTTCAACTGGAGGATGAAGTTGCGAGATACCGCAGGAGCGGGAGCACCGTCATAAGGTTTCCTAATTATGCGGTAGACGTGCTGGTCATGAACTATGGCACGATGCGGGATGATGAACGCGTATTTTTGCTGCACAGCACCGACAACAAAGGGCTTACTCGTGTTTCGCATATGATCGGGGTCAGGCCCGTCGATGCGCTGATACCCATGGATATTCCCGGATGGAAGAAGCTCTCAATTGACAGAGGGACAGGTTCGGGAAAGCGCGGGCGGGGCCGGGAACGGGACTTGCGCTTTTTGATATCCAGAAAAATCTATGAGAGGGATCCTGTGGTCATAGACAGCATCATGGATGCATGGAGGAAGAAGGGGATCGGGGTCCGCCTGGATATGTGCGAGCACGAGATCTACATAGCCAGGCTGTACCACAATAGATTTGACGTAGCATATGTTCGATACTTGGGCGATTATCCTGATCCTGATGCCTACTACTTCCCGTTCCTCCATTCAAGTGGTCAGTTTAACTTCATGAGATACAACAATCGCCTGGTGGACAAGCTGTTGGAGCTATCGCGTGTGCTGGAAAACAGCAGGGATCGTATTCATCTGTACTCGTCGGTCAACAAAGAACTCGGCCGCGATCCGGTAGTCGTGCCGCTATTCTCCACGAACGTCGCTTTGGCGGTGAATCCAAAACTAGATGGTATAAGCCCCAACGGTCAGGGGATATGGAATATCGATCTGTCCGACATAAGTATTCGTAAAAAGGATTAA